The genomic window TCCCTTTTGTTACCAGCAACTTTGTATTACCTTTATCTCTTCCCTGGTCATAATATCCATCAAAATGAACAGTATGCCCATCTTTTTTTAATTTTATTTCCTCTCCATACTCAATTGCTTTATTCCTTATGTATTCTATATCCTCTTCTGAATCACTTCTTACAAAAACACTGTCCGGATTACATAGAGAAACAAAATAAGAAATAAAGTCCAGTACTTTTTTATTTTTTACATTACTTAACTTTTCATAATTTTTTTCATTTAGTTTTGCTTTCAAGTTGTTATCCATAGTCTCTCCTTTAACCAATCATTATACCAAATAAAAAAAACACCCGTCAACTTTTTTATGCCATTCTTACATTAGAAGTATAATAAAAATTAAGCCCCCTCACCTTAATCCCTCGGGCGTAGTCCAACGGGCGAGCCTCGCCCCACCTATCCCTTACCCACATCTTCTAAAATCCTCCTGGGTAAAAGGATTCCCTTTGCTCCTATTTTCTTTTATAAAATTGAAAAATACTCACCTTTTTCTTACTTTATCACTTTTCAAATAATACAACAAAGTTTGTGGTATATTTTTCAAAATCCACTCTGTTCCTTCATCTTCCTTCCTTTGTAAAGGAAGGTTAGGATGGATTTTCCTGTATTTCCTCTTATAAAATCCCCCTAACCCCCTTTGAAAAGGGGGAACTTATGGGTAAGGGATAGCCCCTTTTTCAAAGGGGGAAATGACGCACCAACTCTGTCTTGCTAATCTTTGCTACCTCAGTCGGTTTTTCAAAGTGGGAACTTGTGGGTAAGGGATAGCCACAGGAGATAGGAAAGAGAATGAAGTTATACTTACATGTATGATTTAAAATTGATATTTCATATAATTTTTTTCCTTTACCCAGTTTTTAAAATATGATATAAAATTATAGTATGAAAAAGATAATTGCTGTTTGTGGAAGTAATGAAGGTGATGAAAACTTAAATTCAGATGTTCTTGAAATAGCAGAAGAAGTTGGTTTTTTAATTGCAAAAAATGGTGGTATTCTTATTTGTGGTGGGTTAGGTGGTGTTATGGAAGCATCTGCAAAAGGAGCAAAAAAAGGTGGTGGAATAACTGTTGGTATCATGCCATGGAAAAAAGACAAAGCAAATAAATATATTGATATTCCAATTGAAACAAATCTTGGCTTTTATAGGAACTCTATAATTGTCAATTCAGCAGATAGTGTAATAGGAATTTGTGGTAGATGGGGGACTTTAAATGAAATTTCAATGGCAATTGCTCTTGGAAAACCAACAATTTTAATTTCCACAAGTGGTGGAATATGTGAATTATTTTCAGATAAAGAAGTTCTCAAAAACTTTAAAACCAAACCCAAAATAGCAAAATCCCCACAAGAGGCAGTTAACCTTGCTTTCTCTCTATAACTTAACCGAATTTAAAAAATTCACCAAACCTTACTTTTGTTATTTTTGAAGATATGACAATGCAGACAGAAATTATTATCATCCCTAAAACACCAAGCGCACATGCAACATAAGGACCATCTGTTACCCTTCCTGCAAGTGTATATATAACTTTTGCAACAGGATAAAATTTTTCTCTTATTGCCAAAATTAAACTACTGCTCACTTCCATAAATGAAAAAGCAAAAACAAAAATACAACCAGCAAATAATCCCGGACTTACAAGAGGTAAAGTTATTTTTTTAAATGTGGTATTATTTGTTGCTCCCAATGAATATGATGCCTGTTCCATTTCTTCCCCTATAAGTTGAAATGATGAAAATGTTGACCTGACAATAAAAGGAAGTCGTCTTATACTATAACTTATTATGAGTAAAAAATAAGGATTATGTCGTGGGTCAATTATTGTATTTGAAAAACAGGCAAAATATCCAAAAGCAATTATAATACCAGGAATAACTATTGGAAGCATAACAAGTAAATCAAGTAATTGCTTTCCTTTAAAATTTTCTCTTGCCAAAAAATATCCAATGGTAAATCCAAGAACTGCGTCAATTAAAGCAGCGGAAGAACTCAAAAATAAACTATTAAAAATTCCTGTTGTTGTTAAATGGTGTGTAAAAACAGTTTTATAAAATTCACCAGTATATTCTGATGGAAAAATTGTAAAAAACCATTTTTTAGCAAATGAGTTCAAAATTATTCCTACATGTGGAGTTAAACTAAAAAGAAGAAGTAATATAGTCAGGAAATAAAATACTTTCCCTTTTCTATCTAAATTTTTTCCACTTTCTAATCTTTTAATCCTTCCAGATACATAAGGTGTTTTTTCTATATATTTTTTTGTTAAAACAAATAATAATAGAGTTATAAATGTAATTATAAGAACAAGAGCATATCCAACAGGATTTGTATTTATATCATTTATATGATTGAAAACCTGAATAGATATAAGATTTGTATAATCAAACACAAGAGGAGTCCCGAGGTCTGTTAATGACCATATAAATATAATTGAAGAAGCAGCAAAATAACCGGGAAGAAATAAAGGAAATGTAATTTTTCTAAATGTTTGCAAGAAATTCGCTCCCAAATTATATGATGCTTCTTCACATTCAATATCAAAATTACTTAATGTAGTGGAAATATTCAGAAACATTATTGGATAAAGATGAAGTGTTTGAAGAATTACAATTCCTGCAAAACCCGTTCCAATCCATGAGATTGGATTTTTCAAAATACCATACTTAATTAAAATTAAATTCAAAGAACCAAACCTTGAAAGAATTTGTCTTATCCCAAGCGCTCCTACAAAAGGAGTTGCAATAAGTGGAAGGAAAAAGGCAATTCTTAAAAAATTCTTTGCTTTAAAATTATATTTATAAAAGAAAAACGCTAAAGGAATACCAATTATACTCGTCAGAAAAACAACTATTATACCCAAAGAAAAACTTTTTATAAGTGAAGTTCTTAAAATATAATTTCCAATTGATGCCTTCAAAATTTCAAGAGTAAATTTATTATCCACAATAAAACTTTGAGAGATAATATAAGAAAGAGGATAAATTAAAAAAAGAATTAAAAATATAAAATTAAAAATATAAATAGTTTTTTTCATTTTTCAAAAACCATAAATTTTTTTACTGAGAAGGAAATTTTTTCTCCAATTTGTAAATCAGTGAAATTTTCAACTAAAACACATATAATAAAATTATTTCCTTTTTTTGTTTTAAGAGAGACCCGCGTTATTTCTCCTAAATACTCAAAATCAGTTATTTTACCTTCAATTAGATTTTCTTTTCCTGAAAAAGATATAAATTCTGGTCTAAAACCCAAAGTAATATTGTCTCCCCTCTTGAAATTAGAAAAATTAGAAACAACAAAATCCCCTTCTTCTGTCTCAACAAAAATTTCCTTCGCTTTTTCTTCTTTAACTTTGCCATCAATAAAATTCACCTCTCCTATAAAAGAAGCAACTGACCTATTTATCGGATTTAAGTAAATATTTAGCGGTGTATCTATCTGAACAATTTTCCCTTCATCCATAATAGCAATTCTTGTTGCAAGAGACATTGCTTCTTTCTGGTCATGTGTAACATAAATCATTGTTGTAGATGTTTCCTTTTGTATTCTTTTTATTTCTCTTCTTAAACTTTCTCTTAATTTTGTATCAAGATTACTTAATGGTTCATCTAAAAGTAAAACTTTTGGTTCAATTACAAGCGCTCTTGCAAGTGCTACTCTTTGTTGTTGACCACCTGATATTTGATATGGGTAAAGGTCTTTTACATTTTCTAATTTAGTTATTTTTATTATTTCATCCACTTTCTTATCAATAAATTCTTTCCCACGATTTCTTATTTCCAGTCCATATGCAATATTATGATAAACAGTCATATGTGGCCATAGAGCATAATTTTGGAAAACCATACCTATTTTCCTTTTGCTTGGATGTAAATTAGTTATATCAGTGTTTTCAAGTAAAATTTTCCCTTTATCAGCCACTTCAAATCCAGTAATTATCCTCAGAAGTGTTGTCTTACCACAACCAGATGAACCAAGAATAAAAAAAAGTTCTCCTTTTTCAACAGAAAAATTTATATCTTTTAAGACCTTATTCCCTCCAAAACTTTTTTCAATATTTTTAACAACTAAAATTTCATTCATAATTATTATATCCTCTTTTCTTTTATAATACCCTTATATTTTTTTATTGAAAAATTCAACCACTCATTTATATATTGATTTCTAAATATAGAATTATTCCAGTTGAACCATAACAATTTTTGTTCCTCTTCCTCAAAAGGTATCTGAAAAAAAATTCTTTTAAGAGAATTATTTTCTGAATCCTTTACAATTTTCCATGCTTTTTTAAGGTAAGGATGACAATCAATAGCAAAACATCCTATCATATCATTTAAAACATCCCATCTTTTTGTTGCAAGAATAAAATTATATTTTA from bacterium includes these protein-coding regions:
- a CDS encoding TIGR00725 family protein — protein: MKKIIAVCGSNEGDENLNSDVLEIAEEVGFLIAKNGGILICGGLGGVMEASAKGAKKGGGITVGIMPWKKDKANKYIDIPIETNLGFYRNSIIVNSADSVIGICGRWGTLNEISMAIALGKPTILISTSGGICELFSDKEVLKNFKTKPKIAKSPQEAVNLAFSL
- a CDS encoding iron ABC transporter permease; amino-acid sequence: MKKTIYIFNFIFLILFLIYPLSYIISQSFIVDNKFTLEILKASIGNYILRTSLIKSFSLGIIVVFLTSIIGIPLAFFFYKYNFKAKNFLRIAFFLPLIATPFVGALGIRQILSRFGSLNLILIKYGILKNPISWIGTGFAGIVILQTLHLYPIMFLNISTTLSNFDIECEEASYNLGANFLQTFRKITFPLFLPGYFAASSIIFIWSLTDLGTPLVFDYTNLISIQVFNHINDINTNPVGYALVLIITFITLLLFVLTKKYIEKTPYVSGRIKRLESGKNLDRKGKVFYFLTILLLLFSLTPHVGIILNSFAKKWFFTIFPSEYTGEFYKTVFTHHLTTTGIFNSLFLSSSAALIDAVLGFTIGYFLARENFKGKQLLDLLVMLPIVIPGIIIAFGYFACFSNTIIDPRHNPYFLLIISYSIRRLPFIVRSTFSSFQLIGEEMEQASYSLGATNNTTFKKITLPLVSPGLFAGCIFVFAFSFMEVSSSLILAIREKFYPVAKVIYTLAGRVTDGPYVACALGVLGMIIISVCIVISSKITKVRFGEFFKFG
- a CDS encoding ABC transporter ATP-binding protein; translation: MNEILVVKNIEKSFGGNKVLKDINFSVEKGELFFILGSSGCGKTTLLRIITGFEVADKGKILLENTDITNLHPSKRKIGMVFQNYALWPHMTVYHNIAYGLEIRNRGKEFIDKKVDEIIKITKLENVKDLYPYQISGGQQQRVALARALVIEPKVLLLDEPLSNLDTKLRESLRREIKRIQKETSTTMIYVTHDQKEAMSLATRIAIMDEGKIVQIDTPLNIYLNPINRSVASFIGEVNFIDGKVKEEKAKEIFVETEEGDFVVSNFSNFKRGDNITLGFRPEFISFSGKENLIEGKITDFEYLGEITRVSLKTKKGNNFIICVLVENFTDLQIGEKISFSVKKFMVFEK